A part of Crassostrea angulata isolate pt1a10 chromosome 5, ASM2561291v2, whole genome shotgun sequence genomic DNA contains:
- the LOC128185348 gene encoding uncharacterized protein LOC128185348 codes for MEICVTFAIFYMGMFYVHDLQAATTQSTLYSSGSTTAERIITLSETTTSSTEEMSTTDKTSLTPTSLLSTTFTKEKLSSKTETPTTSTEKITTSTTVLPETTTSTTEKLTSTAKTPTTLTEKITSTENVSTVIPFVTQMTKSDNKEEVIAALGTIAGVSLLANVILSILLFRNCRRISGDIDTTPIYSNENIQHTDQTEMYTGLDVKEDGSVYQTSSSQVKGF; via the exons ACCTGCAAGCAGCAACAACACAGAGCACGTTGTATTCATCAGGATCAACAACAGCTGAGAGAATAATCACATTATCAGAAACAACAACTTCATCCACTGAGGAAATGTCAACTACAGACAAAACTTCTCTGACTCCAACATCATTGCTATCAACGACATTCACAAAAGAAAAACTATCATCAAAGACTGAAACGCCAACAACATCTACTGAAAAAATTACCACATCGACCACGGTGTTACCTGAAACAACGACATCAACAACTGAAAAACTAACATCAACGGCTAAAACGCCAAC CACATTGACCGAAAAGATAACCTCGACTGAAAATGTGTCAACAGTCATACCATTTGTCACACAAATGACAAAATCAGATAACAAAGAAGAAGTAATCGCTGCACTAGGTACCATTGCTGGTGTCTCTTTATTAGCCAACGTGATATTGTCTATCCTGTTGTTTAGAAA CTGTAGACGAATATCTGGTGACATCGACACAACGCCAATTTATTCGAATGAAAATATTCAGCATACTGATCAAACAGAAATGTACACAGGGCTGGACGTAAAGGAAGATGGTTCTGTATACCAGAcatcatcttcccaagtcaagggtttctga
- the LOC128185347 gene encoding uncharacterized protein LOC128185347: MAASVSGGMCRLCWGPVPLKYRRLIFSSSFKVLKQLTEVLNYSPSQNDGHSHYLCYVCFNKLNKLEKIDFDVENKLNALAVEKASILQELRNKNTVNKLSSRAIETSVSTKASVGISSRVVTCPNENTVTPTKCINRTKRTILHTPTPRKSKVHILGTPRKTVLRMETSASSRKRPQQLLFSPMKAKISYRGQNDRKVRTKIIREKGLYSVMVGIVRGNKPEVILNKLVKVKNFKEKAVKVLSKCVKEECKLLCGKNDPSILRGNTSEDIISIDFLKIANELKEKAPAFSQILEDTMNTTKPVALVSSAAVILHHRNQNMSLIHHAVGQLLDHGGATDETIDLLRCLGFSVGCSATHKKHVSLIDIQKKKIENTILCQVHQSSLQCNKKKTKE, encoded by the exons ATGGCTGCCTCCGTAAGTGGAGGCATGTGCCGACTGTGTTGGGGTCCGGTACCATTAAAATACCGGCGATTAATCTTTTCATCATCATTTAAGGTTTTAAAACAACTGACAGAAGTTCTGAATTACAGCCCGAGTCAAAATGACGGACATTCCCATTATTTGTGTTATGTATGTTTCAACAAATTGAACAAATTAGAGAAAATTGACTTTGACGTTGAAAATAAGTTAAACGCATTAGCTGTGGAAAAAGCTTCCATATTACAAGAATTACGGAACaaaaatactgtaaataaaCTATCGTCGAGGGCAATAGAGACGTCCGTATCAACGAAGGCTTCAGTTGGAATTTCCTCGCGTGTGGTTACATGTCCCAACGAAAATACTGTCACCcctacaaaatgtattaaccGCACCAAAAGGACAATTCTCCACACTCCAACCCCACGCAAATCCAAGGTGCATATTCTTGGAACACCCAGGAAAACAGTGTTGCGGATGGAAACTTCAGCTTCCTCCAGAAAGCGGCCTCAACAATTGCTGTTCTCCCCAATGAAAGCCAAG ATATCATACAGAGGACAAAATGACAGAAAAGTTCGGAcaaaaataataagagagaaaggACTGTATAGTGTGATGGTGGGAATTGTCAGAGGCAATAAACCAGAGGTCATTCTTAATAAACTGGTGaaagttaaaaactttaaagagaAGGCAGTGAAAGTTCTTTCAAAGTGTGTGAAAGAAGAATGTAAACTTCTTTGTGGTAAAAATGATCCTTCAATTTTGAGGGGCAATACCTCTGAGGACATaatttcaattgattttctaaaaattgCAAATGAACTGAAAGAGAAAGCTCCAGCCTTCTCCCAGATACTGGAGGATACTATGAACACTACCAAGCCTGTAGCTTTGGTATCTTCAGCAGCAGTTATTTTGCACCACAGAAACCAAAATATGTCACTTATTCACCATGCTGTAGGTCAGTTATTAGACCATGGTGGAGCCACTGATGAA ACAATAGATTTGCTTAGATGCCTTGGATTTTCTGTGGGCTGTTCAGCTACTCACAAGAAGCATGTTTCACTGATTGACATTCAGAAGAAGAAGATAGAGAACACAATTCTATGTCAGGTGCATCAATCAAGTCTTCAGTGCAACAAGAAGAAAACCAAAGAA